Genomic window (Armatimonadota bacterium):
CCTGCCGAGCTATATACTACTTGCCTTTGGTGCAAGTAGAATATAGCTCATTAGAACTAGCGTTGGCTCAATGATTGATTGTCTAGGCTTTTCTTAAAAGATACGCCACGATATAGGGGTCGCAAGGTTCTTTTGACGCTATACTCGGTCGGCTTTAGGAATTTAGCGTATATGCGACTCGCAAGAGCCAAGGAGACTCAAAAGCATCGGAGTAAAAAGCAAGACGAGTGCGATGAACGAGCAAAAATCTAACTATTTTAAGGTATAAGAGTCCACTTTAAGAGACTCTGAACCGGGCAGGAGGTGGTTAGTGGAGAGAACTGAATTATGTTTATTACTATCTTTTTCAGCAAAGCAATTCAAGAAGGAGGCACTTAAGTGGTAAGAACGTTTAGGGTAGTTGTATTTGCCCTGGTGTTGCTCATAGCGGCAGGCACCGCATTTGCATACAGACTAATTTGCATTCCAACGGCCGAGACTTTGCCAGATGGAATGTACAGACTCGAGATTGCCGCTCCACTCAACGAAAGCGCGCCGGCTACTGCTCCGACCCATGACAAGTGGTTGCCATGCTATAAGTTTGATGGAACGGTATTCAAGGGGTTTGAAATATCCGTCATCAGTGGTGCTACCCCTTCAGACAATCTGAATCCACTTTCATGGAGAGCAAACAATACCCAAGTGAGTCTCTCATGGACCGTTGCCAGGGAAACAGAGGATATGCCTGGCTACGGAATGGGCGTGCTCAATTGGTATGATTCAGAGGACCATGTAAATCATGAAGAGTCTGCTTTTGCTGGCATATACAAGACTGTACCAATTGGCCTAAAATACCCTGCCACGCTCCACTTGTTGGCGGGAACAAAGGCTCTCAATGGTGTATTTGGCGGATTTTTGCTTCCTTTGTCAAAAACTTTTGTCGTTGCTGCCGAATACTCTCCAAGCGCTCTGATGACTCCTGGAAACACGGATGAGAACTTTGTCTGGGCACTCGGCTACAATCACAACGCGCACTGGCGTTTCAAGTATGCAAACATTGGTGGTGACCATGCCTTAGGCATAGTGTACACTGGAAAATGGTTGCAAAAATAAAATAGATAGCTAAATGGCCCAGCCGGCAGAAATTTCTTTTTAGTCGGCTGGGCCATTTTTTATTTATAATTAGAGGCTTTGCATGTCAAAATGCCGTTTTTTGGGGCTCTTCTTTTCCAATAACCTTCCTCTTATTTAATTCACTTAATCTTGAGGAAAACTATTTCGTTTTGGCTAAAAACCTATTAGGTGAGGCTTAAATGGCTATTTTCGCAATATCAGATCTTCATCTTTCGCTTTCAAAGCCAAAGCCAATGGATATCTTTGGACCAGCTTGGGCAGACCACGCTAATACAATTCGCAGAAACTGGATAGCTTCAATAAAAGATAAGGACATTGTGCTCATCCCAGGTGATATCTCATGGGCTATGAAGCTTCCCGAAGCCATGCCAGATTTGAACTTCTTAGCCGACCTTCCTGGGACTAAAGTTCTTATCCGTGGGAATCATGATTACTGGTGGCAGAGGCGTGCAACCAACCGCATTCAAAGAGAAGTTAATAGAAATCTAATTTTTATCCAGGGTACATCAATTGTTCTTGACAACATCGGCATAACTGGGACGCGCGGCTGGCGTGTGGATTGGGAGAGTAGAAATTTTGAAAGGGAAAAAGATTTTGTTGAAAATAGTCGAGCAGCAACGGCTGATGATAAATTCGAAACTTCATCATCCGACAATTACCAACAAACAGTCACTCGCCATCCTTCGGCGGGTGGTCGAGTGCCAATAACAGAACAGCAAAGCGAACGTATTCTCCGTCGAGAACTAAATTATCTTGAACAAGGTTTGCTTTCCATTCCCGATACAGTAAGCCTCAAGATTGCAATGCTTCACTTTCCGCCGTTTGATGAACACCTTCGTCCTAATGAGTTTGCAGAAATGCTATCGCGCCACCATGTGGATATACTCGTATATGGCCACGTTCATATTGGCTTAGGAGGGTGGATAGAGGGCGAAGTAGCTGGAGTGCGTTATCACATAGTCTCAGCTGATATATTAAATTTCGTTCCGAAGCTAATTGTACCGTAAATGCAAGTAGGGGTTTGATTGACCAAGGGTAGCGGTTATGGTATTATTTGAGGCGTTGTCCACCTTGTAAAACTTCAGCGTGACATTTGATAATGCAGCACCACCGAGATTGTCGCGATAACATATTCAAGCGCTTGTGTTCGGAATTTCCAGGCATTACGCTAGTAGCGTTAGG
Coding sequences:
- a CDS encoding metallophosphoesterase; translation: MAIFAISDLHLSLSKPKPMDIFGPAWADHANTIRRNWIASIKDKDIVLIPGDISWAMKLPEAMPDLNFLADLPGTKVLIRGNHDYWWQRRATNRIQREVNRNLIFIQGTSIVLDNIGITGTRGWRVDWESRNFEREKDFVENSRAATADDKFETSSSDNYQQTVTRHPSAGGRVPITEQQSERILRRELNYLEQGLLSIPDTVSLKIAMLHFPPFDEHLRPNEFAEMLSRHHVDILVYGHVHIGLGGWIEGEVAGVRYHIVSADILNFVPKLIVP